One Sphingomonas limnosediminicola DNA segment encodes these proteins:
- the pyrH gene encoding UMP kinase, with amino-acid sequence MALPRFNRILLKVSGEALMGQGQFGIDPAAVASLAEEIAQAKGEGHELCLVVGGGNIFRGMAAAAKGFDRATADYMGMLATVMNALALQNALEKAGIDTRVLSAIPMSSVSEPYIRRRALRHLEKGRIVLFAAGTGNPYFTTDTAAALRAAEMGCDALFKGTSVDGIYTADPKKVASAERYDKLTFSRVLSDDLKVMDAAAVALCRDNNIPIVVFNIRQPGNLAKVIAGGGTATIVQNGE; translated from the coding sequence ATGGCCCTCCCGCGCTTCAACCGCATCCTTCTGAAGGTCTCGGGCGAGGCGCTGATGGGACAGGGCCAGTTCGGCATCGATCCCGCCGCGGTTGCCAGCCTCGCTGAAGAAATCGCGCAGGCGAAGGGTGAAGGCCACGAGCTGTGCCTAGTCGTTGGCGGCGGCAATATCTTCCGCGGCATGGCTGCGGCGGCCAAGGGCTTCGACCGCGCGACGGCCGACTATATGGGCATGTTGGCGACGGTGATGAACGCGCTGGCACTCCAGAATGCGCTCGAAAAGGCCGGGATCGACACGCGCGTCCTGTCGGCGATCCCAATGTCGAGCGTGTCCGAGCCGTACATCCGGCGGCGCGCTCTTCGGCACTTGGAGAAGGGCCGCATCGTCCTTTTCGCGGCCGGTACGGGCAATCCCTATTTCACGACCGACACCGCGGCCGCCCTGCGCGCCGCGGAGATGGGCTGCGATGCACTGTTCAAGGGCACCAGCGTCGACGGCATCTACACCGCCGACCCGAAGAAGGTCGCGAGCGCCGAGCGCTATGACAAATTGACGTTCAGCAGAGTGCTGAGCGACGACCTCAAGGTGATGGACGCCGCCGCGGTAGCCCTTTGCCGTGACAACAATATCCCGATCGTCGTTTTCAACATCCGCCAGCCCGGCAACCTCGCGAAGGTGATCGCGGGCGGTGGGACGGCGACGATCGTGCAGAATGGGGAGTAA
- the frr gene encoding ribosome recycling factor has protein sequence MTTTVSTADLKRRMHGAVEALRHDLQGLRTGRASTALLDPVQVEVYGSHMPLNQVATVSTPEARMLSVQVWDRSNVQPVEKAIRSAGLGLNPITDGQVIRLPIPELTEERRKELAKLVGQYAEKARIAVRNVRRDGMDHLKADEKKHEISEDERKRLETEVQKLTDDTIREVDELSQAKEKEILGK, from the coding sequence ATGACCACCACCGTGAGCACCGCCGATCTGAAGCGCCGGATGCACGGCGCCGTCGAGGCGCTTCGCCATGACCTTCAGGGCCTGCGCACCGGCCGCGCGTCGACTGCGCTGCTCGATCCGGTCCAGGTCGAAGTCTACGGCAGCCACATGCCGTTAAACCAAGTCGCGACCGTGTCGACGCCGGAAGCGCGCATGCTGTCGGTGCAGGTATGGGACCGCTCGAACGTCCAGCCAGTCGAGAAAGCAATTCGTTCGGCCGGCCTTGGGCTCAATCCCATCACCGACGGTCAGGTCATCCGCCTGCCGATCCCTGAGTTGACCGAAGAGCGCCGCAAGGAGCTCGCGAAGCTCGTCGGGCAATATGCCGAGAAGGCGCGAATTGCAGTCCGCAATGTGCGCCGTGACGGCATGGACCATCTGAAGGCCGACGAGAAGAAGCACGAGATTAGCGAGGACGAGCGCAAGCGCCTCGAGACCGAGGTGCAGAAGCTCACAGACGATACGATTAGGGAAGTCGACGAGCTTTCGCAGGCCAAGGAAAAGGAAATCCTCGGCAAGTGA